Proteins encoded together in one Bacteroides ovatus window:
- a CDS encoding RagB/SusD family nutrient uptake outer membrane protein — protein sequence MRKLLYILPVILILGFAACENYVDITPTGKKTVDSTDTYYELIALPNRAYHPAAFALLSDNVWSKESNIIGNEFISWDGINMTFNEAANRKELSDNNLYENCYTYILRSNIVISLVDASLGDKDVKELAKAEAKIMRAWDHFILINTFAKAYNPETAATDGGVAIIDKYDLEATPTKSTVAQVYDFIIKDIEEALPYLQEEPVNVYHPSKAFGYALAARVYLFHRDWKKAKEAAEESLKLNNTLIDYIDLGAKGGPTKVTTYAKGGNPEVLNYAYMGGPTEVLAFCYGMLSPEMVQLFGQNDERLNQFFKTSDNSVYYFDEGSGAALWNTSITYSKFQPMSVGMRTAEVYLILAEAKARLKDIPGAVQTLNQLREKRIKRAEAVLPEPATERAMVQAVIDERRKELISGFSRFWDLKRYNTEADYAKTITRTFPLVSTDVEKKTYTLKPDSRLYIIPFPLAAREKNPNLTMNTNE from the coding sequence ATGCGTAAATTACTTTATATATTGCCAGTTATTCTCATATTGGGTTTTGCAGCCTGTGAAAACTATGTGGATATTACTCCTACAGGCAAGAAAACGGTGGATTCTACTGATACTTATTATGAATTGATAGCCCTGCCCAACCGGGCCTACCATCCGGCAGCTTTTGCCTTGTTGAGCGATAATGTCTGGTCGAAAGAATCGAATATCATAGGTAATGAATTTATTTCATGGGATGGTATTAACATGACTTTTAATGAGGCAGCTAACCGGAAAGAGCTAAGTGATAACAATTTATATGAAAATTGTTATACATATATCCTACGGTCAAATATCGTAATTTCATTGGTTGATGCTAGTCTGGGTGATAAAGATGTTAAGGAATTGGCAAAAGCGGAAGCAAAGATCATGCGTGCCTGGGATCACTTTATTCTGATAAATACATTTGCGAAAGCATATAATCCGGAAACTGCAGCCACTGACGGTGGAGTTGCTATCATTGATAAATATGATTTGGAGGCTACTCCAACCAAATCTACGGTTGCTCAAGTATACGATTTTATTATTAAGGATATAGAAGAAGCGCTTCCTTATTTACAGGAAGAGCCGGTGAATGTATATCATCCGTCAAAAGCTTTTGGATATGCGTTGGCTGCCCGTGTTTATCTGTTCCATCGAGATTGGAAAAAAGCGAAAGAAGCTGCCGAAGAATCATTGAAGTTGAATAATACCCTGATTGATTATATTGATTTGGGAGCTAAAGGAGGTCCGACTAAGGTTACTACTTATGCCAAAGGCGGTAACCCGGAAGTGCTGAACTATGCTTATATGGGTGGTCCTACTGAAGTTTTGGCCTTTTGTTATGGTATGCTTAGCCCGGAGATGGTACAACTTTTCGGGCAGAATGATGAACGTTTGAACCAATTCTTTAAAACGAGTGACAACAGTGTATACTACTTTGACGAAGGTTCAGGAGCTGCTTTGTGGAATACTTCGATTACTTATTCTAAGTTTCAGCCTATGTCTGTGGGAATGCGTACTGCCGAAGTTTACCTGATTCTGGCAGAAGCGAAAGCACGGCTGAAAGATATACCGGGAGCTGTCCAAACATTGAATCAGTTGCGTGAAAAACGAATCAAGAGAGCCGAAGCTGTATTGCCGGAACCTGCTACCGAACGTGCGATGGTGCAGGCAGTCATTGATGAGCGCCGTAAGGAGTTAATCTCCGGATTTAGTCGCTTCTGGGATTTGAAACGATACAATACGGAAGCTGATTACGCAAAGACAATCACCCGTACTTTCCCGCTGGTATCTACGGATGTCGAGAAAAAGACATATACGTTGAAGCCGGATTCACGGTTGTATATCATTCCATTCCCGTTGGCTGCCCGTGAAAAAAATCCGAACCTGACAATGAACACTAACGAATGA
- a CDS encoding SusC/RagA family TonB-linked outer membrane protein has translation MKKQQITLLEKRTKKKLVWMRTAFLLLVFTATALQGWAQNAENRQISLEMKNEPLGSALKQFSNVSGYKVNFPSEDVAPYRVTVSIYQMSPFAALQKMLEGKPFEYDVKQNFITVRKVKATSTTASGKFRNVGGQVVDESGDPLPGANVKVLNSPFGAITDAEGNFTCRVPVDVHTLEVSFVGMQSEKVSVKDRNNVRVIMHEDKQQLGDVIVTGYQRISRERSTAAFGFVDSEQLNRQMHSDLASSLEGQVAGLRMNINSNTGDMSPILRGVGTFSHDVGTEPLIVVDDMPTNLRLSEINPYNVESITVLKDAAAASIYGALAANGVIVVATMRAKKEGAHVSINADWFITTKPNFKSLNLASTSDIIDYQTAVFDANVAEKGSAANFLSSFEYNYYNPLFQLYLDQANGDITSGEVNATLRQWCNNDYYKEYRDNAWRTAITQRYNVTVSQKAGNSNHLLSFNYEKDSQRVISGKSNKISLYYKSNYAVTNWLNLNAGVDVRMGRSYTPNSGYTSYTLQQRYERILDADGNHYTSPYVNVDTSPSYNGSVVRKAEGVSPYRTFGFNVLDALEESITKSHDVSIRPFVSLQARFLKMFKYNFMYQYEWNKGKSELFESENTYVMRMLYNSMVDTNGKAQLPQGGRFNQTEVESKRYTVRNQIDFDKTWKDHAVTAIAGLEFRENKIPTPARQLLYGYDPQTLTSDFMNWQTYRDGVGTSALSGRTITLSGLSATLHESRHRYASFYANAGYSYLSRYNLSGSIRWDQADLFGLDIRNQRHPLWSIGASWILSEESFIKEISWLDYLKLRMTYGINGNVDQSSTTYFVVKKKTQSNPIKTTYLTYEDDDLPNPKLRWEKTATYNIGLDFRLFKNLISGSLEYYNRHSSDLLVRRYMDPTLGAGSRVVNNGEMRNRGVELSLTTNIIRKKDWNFAVDFNFDYNKNKMLKVDHSESDNARVFIASPQVYFMEGTSYNTLWAYRIHRIENGYPVAVDKDGNDLVKFNEDGTVASITSGSSLKGTDDLVNLGSLTPKFSGSVGLRFNYKNFDLNAFFVYAGGNKLRNSVLKMDDQLGTQTLKGIANRWTADDSNAQVRMYLDIPAQVKTYASTFQDWWQYGDINVKDAGYVKLRSLSVGYNLPFTVCQHLRLSSLKVKVQVNNLFTWCKAGSDIDPESYGMNDGTRGIASPKTYSIGLSTSF, from the coding sequence ATGAAAAAGCAACAAATTACATTATTAGAAAAAAGAACTAAAAAAAAGCTTGTGTGGATGAGAACTGCCTTTCTATTGCTGGTGTTTACAGCAACAGCCTTGCAAGGATGGGCGCAGAATGCAGAAAACAGGCAGATTTCTTTAGAGATGAAAAACGAACCGCTCGGTTCGGCCTTGAAACAGTTCAGCAATGTATCTGGTTATAAGGTGAATTTTCCCAGTGAAGACGTTGCACCCTATCGTGTAACTGTGAGTATATATCAGATGTCTCCTTTTGCAGCACTTCAGAAGATGCTGGAAGGAAAGCCTTTTGAGTATGATGTGAAACAAAATTTCATCACTGTCCGTAAAGTGAAAGCTACCTCGACAACTGCTTCAGGCAAGTTCAGAAATGTTGGAGGTCAGGTAGTGGATGAAAGTGGTGATCCCTTGCCGGGAGCAAATGTAAAGGTGCTTAACAGTCCCTTTGGTGCTATTACGGACGCAGAGGGAAACTTTACTTGTAGAGTTCCGGTCGATGTACATACATTGGAAGTGTCTTTCGTTGGTATGCAGTCGGAAAAGGTTTCTGTTAAAGACCGTAACAACGTCAGGGTGATAATGCATGAGGACAAGCAACAGTTGGGTGATGTTATTGTGACGGGTTATCAGCGTATTAGCCGTGAACGTTCTACTGCCGCTTTCGGTTTCGTTGATTCCGAGCAACTGAACAGACAGATGCACAGTGATCTGGCCTCATCTCTGGAAGGGCAAGTAGCTGGTTTGCGTATGAATATCAATTCGAATACGGGTGATATGAGTCCTATTCTTCGTGGGGTAGGTACATTCTCGCATGATGTGGGAACAGAACCACTGATTGTTGTGGACGATATGCCAACCAATTTGAGATTGAGCGAGATAAATCCGTATAATGTAGAGAGTATCACTGTACTGAAAGATGCTGCCGCTGCCAGTATTTATGGTGCTTTGGCAGCCAATGGCGTTATTGTGGTAGCCACGATGCGGGCTAAAAAAGAAGGTGCGCACGTGAGCATTAATGCAGACTGGTTTATCACTACCAAACCAAATTTCAAGAGTTTGAATTTAGCTTCAACAAGTGATATTATTGATTATCAGACAGCTGTTTTTGATGCCAATGTAGCGGAAAAAGGAAGTGCGGCGAATTTTTTATCTTCTTTTGAGTATAATTATTACAATCCCTTGTTTCAGCTTTATCTGGATCAGGCCAATGGGGATATTACCAGTGGTGAAGTAAATGCTACGTTGAGGCAATGGTGCAATAATGATTATTATAAAGAATATCGTGATAACGCTTGGCGTACGGCTATAACCCAGCGCTATAATGTAACCGTATCACAGAAAGCCGGAAATAGCAACCATCTCCTTTCTTTCAATTATGAAAAGGATAGTCAGCGCGTTATCAGTGGCAAAAGTAATAAAATTTCTTTATACTATAAATCGAATTATGCGGTTACAAACTGGCTGAACCTGAATGCCGGAGTGGATGTACGTATGGGACGTAGTTATACCCCGAATAGCGGTTATACTAGCTACACCCTGCAACAGCGATATGAACGGATATTGGATGCCGATGGTAACCATTATACTTCTCCTTACGTGAATGTGGATACATCTCCTTCCTATAATGGGAGTGTTGTAAGAAAAGCTGAAGGTGTCTCACCTTATAGAACGTTTGGTTTCAATGTACTTGATGCATTGGAGGAAAGCATAACAAAGTCACATGATGTTAGTATTCGTCCGTTTGTAAGTTTACAGGCTCGTTTCCTGAAAATGTTCAAATACAACTTCATGTATCAGTATGAATGGAATAAAGGTAAGAGTGAACTATTTGAGTCGGAAAATACTTATGTAATGCGTATGCTATATAACAGTATGGTTGATACAAATGGAAAAGCACAATTGCCGCAAGGGGGACGTTTTAATCAGACAGAAGTAGAAAGTAAGCGTTACACGGTACGAAACCAGATTGACTTTGACAAAACTTGGAAAGACCATGCAGTAACTGCCATTGCCGGTCTGGAATTTCGTGAAAACAAGATTCCGACACCTGCCCGCCAATTGTTGTATGGCTACGATCCGCAGACATTAACTTCTGATTTTATGAACTGGCAGACCTATCGTGACGGTGTAGGAACAAGTGCTCTTTCTGGCAGAACAATTACTTTATCGGGGCTGTCTGCTACTTTGCACGAGTCACGCCATCGTTATGCGTCTTTTTATGCAAATGCAGGATACTCTTATCTGTCACGTTATAATCTTTCCGGAAGTATACGTTGGGATCAAGCTGACTTGTTCGGGCTCGATATACGCAATCAGCGCCATCCTTTGTGGTCAATCGGTGCTTCTTGGATTTTATCGGAAGAATCGTTCATAAAAGAGATTTCCTGGCTGGATTACCTTAAACTACGTATGACATACGGTATCAACGGTAATGTCGATCAAAGCTCAACTACCTATTTTGTTGTAAAGAAAAAAACGCAAAGTAATCCTATTAAAACGACCTATCTGACTTATGAGGATGATGATTTGCCAAATCCGAAGCTTCGTTGGGAGAAAACAGCCACCTACAATATAGGATTAGATTTCCGTCTTTTCAAGAATCTGATAAGCGGTAGTCTGGAATATTACAATCGTCACTCATCTGATTTGCTGGTACGCCGATATATGGACCCTACTTTAGGAGCCGGTTCACGTGTGGTGAATAATGGTGAGATGCGTAATCGTGGCGTAGAACTTTCCCTTACAACCAATATCATACGTAAGAAAGACTGGAACTTCGCTGTAGATTTTAACTTTGACTATAATAAGAACAAAATGTTGAAAGTCGATCATAGTGAATCTGATAATGCAAGAGTCTTTATCGCAAGTCCGCAGGTTTATTTTATGGAAGGTACTAGTTATAATACGTTATGGGCTTACCGTATACATCGTATCGAGAATGGATATCCGGTAGCAGTGGATAAAGATGGAAATGATCTGGTGAAATTTAATGAAGACGGCACGGTAGCCAGTATCACTTCTGGTTCTTCGCTCAAAGGTACTGATGACTTGGTGAACCTTGGTTCGCTGACTCCGAAATTCAGCGGGTCAGTGGGGTTAAGATTCAACTATAAGAATTTTGATTTGAATGCATTCTTTGTGTATGCTGGTGGTAATAAGCTGCGTAACAGTGTATTAAAAATGGATGACCAGTTAGGTACTCAAACCTTGAAAGGAATTGCCAACCGTTGGACTGCGGATGATTCGAATGCACAGGTACGTATGTACCTCGATATACCGGCACAGGTAAAAACTTATGCCAGCACTTTCCAAGATTGGTGGCAATACGGTGACATCAATGTGAAAGATGCAGGTTATGTAAAATTGCGTAGCTTGAGTGTAGGATATAACTTGCCGTTTACGGTTTGCCAACACCTCCGCCTCTCTTCTCTGAAAGTGAAAGTGCAGGTAAATAATCTGTTTACCTGGTGTAAGGCAGGAAGTGATATTGATCCGGAAAGCTATGGAATGAATGACGGTACACGTGGCATCGCTTCTCCCAAGACTTACTCCATCGGATTATCAACAAGTTTCTAA
- a CDS encoding FecR family protein — protein MIDHSDKKLDYALRAIQHPQLRETDEFLQWIGIPENKELFLELMACKEAVIRENLQRKRKYRKKMRILAIASSVAAVLILAFLIPSLLPSTSLPAEQPIRFFAANNNDEHVVLQMDGRSEQQLLTDSVMDVKDWKTVSADTVCCQTLTTPRGKDFLLVLADGTKVWLNAESRLRYPVAFHGKERRVELEGEACFEVAKDAEHPFIVCANGMNTMVLGTKFNVRSYSVEDRHVTLVNGKVQVTNTVNNKSVTLRPGQDLTYTETGEEKVSEVNIATYTAWTEGMFYFEDVPLEEIMGALGRWYNVNIDFERCELYHIRLNFWANKNTHLDEALELLNKLEKVQVDYQDGTITIKQI, from the coding sequence ATGATAGACCATTCAGATAAAAAATTAGATTATGCACTTCGTGCCATACAACATCCACAATTAAGAGAAACTGATGAATTTCTTCAGTGGATAGGTATACCTGAAAATAAAGAACTTTTCTTGGAATTAATGGCTTGTAAGGAAGCTGTGATACGTGAGAATCTGCAACGGAAACGCAAGTACAGAAAGAAAATGCGTATCTTGGCAATTGCTTCTTCTGTTGCAGCTGTCTTGATACTGGCTTTTCTGATTCCTTCTTTGCTTCCTTCCACTTCTTTACCTGCAGAACAGCCGATACGTTTTTTTGCTGCGAACAACAATGATGAACATGTGGTCCTACAAATGGATGGTCGTAGTGAACAGCAGTTATTGACAGACAGTGTGATGGATGTGAAAGACTGGAAAACTGTCTCGGCAGACACTGTATGCTGTCAGACTTTGACTACACCACGTGGAAAAGATTTTCTGCTGGTACTGGCTGATGGGACTAAGGTATGGCTCAATGCTGAAAGTCGTTTGCGCTACCCTGTGGCATTTCATGGAAAAGAACGACGTGTGGAACTAGAAGGGGAGGCTTGCTTTGAAGTGGCAAAAGATGCCGAACATCCGTTTATTGTATGTGCTAATGGCATGAATACCATGGTGCTGGGAACTAAATTCAACGTGCGTTCCTATAGTGTTGAAGATCGTCATGTAACTTTGGTGAATGGTAAGGTGCAGGTCACAAACACAGTTAACAATAAGTCGGTAACATTACGTCCGGGACAGGATTTGACCTATACGGAAACCGGAGAGGAAAAAGTATCAGAAGTGAATATCGCTACATATACAGCCTGGACAGAGGGAATGTTCTACTTTGAGGATGTGCCGTTGGAAGAAATCATGGGTGCTTTGGGAAGATGGTATAATGTGAATATCGATTTTGAGCGGTGCGAACTGTACCATATCAGGTTGAACTTCTGGGCTAATAAAAATACCCATTTGGATGAAGCATTGGAACTGCTGAATAAGTTGGAGAAAGTGCAGGTGGACTATCAGGACGGGACCATTACAATCAAGCAGATTTAA
- a CDS encoding RNA polymerase sigma factor produces MNNSQNAITVIYREHWQKLYIHAYNLLNDEESAKDVVNDVFCSVLESNERLTTEEDLLPLFFVMVRNRCIDQIRHQNVVHKNAERYLEELYSGWTVKEYREYEDKINRMQESIRQMAPQMRTVVEEFFLNEKKCAEISEKLRISDNTVRTHIARALKILRKQLTIFF; encoded by the coding sequence ATGAATAATAGTCAAAATGCTATAACTGTTATATACAGGGAACATTGGCAAAAACTCTATATTCATGCATATAATCTGCTGAATGATGAGGAAAGCGCAAAAGATGTGGTGAACGATGTCTTTTGTTCGGTGCTTGAGAGCAACGAACGGTTGACAACGGAAGAGGATCTGCTGCCGTTATTCTTCGTCATGGTGCGAAATCGTTGTATTGACCAAATACGTCATCAGAACGTGGTGCATAAAAATGCGGAAAGATATCTGGAAGAACTTTACAGTGGCTGGACTGTGAAAGAATACCGTGAGTATGAAGACAAGATAAACCGGATGCAGGAGAGTATTCGCCAGATGGCTCCACAAATGCGAACCGTAGTGGAAGAATTCTTCTTAAATGAAAAGAAATGTGCGGAAATCAGTGAAAAGTTACGTATTAGTGATAATACCGTTAGAACGCACATTGCCAGAGCTTTAAAGATACTCCGAAAACAATTAACCATCTTTTTTTAA
- a CDS encoding PAS domain-containing sensor histidine kinase has protein sequence MNKANIGWWEADLKAETYKCSELISQLLGIGEDGLISFEDFNKRILKEDQGYATFPSFDKVQQTVEEIYLFDTPKGHVWIRSKACFQETDENGNTKVYGIAETQEGIHIASAHQALQNSERILHNIYKNLPVGIELYDKDGQMVDLNKKDMEMFRISNKEDILGVNIFENPILPEEIKQKIKDNENADFTFRYDFSKINKYYQPNSTTGFIDLTTKVTTLYDHNHEPINYLLINVDKTEDTIAYNKIQEFESFFDLVGDYAKVGYAHFDALSRDGYALRSWYRNVGEEEGTPLPEIIGIHSHFHPEDRAVMIDFLDKVIKGESSKLSRDVRIRRADGNYTWTRVNVLVRNYQPQDNIIEMLCINFDITELKETERMLIGAKEKAEEADRLKSAFLANMSHEIRTPLNAIVGFSSLLEEAEDAEEKHLYATIIEENNKLLLQLISDILDLSKIEAGTFDIIPEQVDAQQLCNELLQSMQVRATEQVEILLAPELPELTFTSDKNRLYQVLLNFVTNALKFTSEGSIVIDYRINGNEVRFSVQDTGMGIEPEKQEAIFTRFVKLNNFIAGTGLGLPICQSIVTQLGGKIGVESEPGKGSCFWFTHPIN, from the coding sequence ATGAACAAAGCGAATATAGGATGGTGGGAAGCTGACTTGAAAGCAGAGACTTACAAGTGTTCGGAACTTATCTCCCAACTACTCGGAATAGGAGAAGACGGGCTCATCAGTTTCGAAGATTTCAACAAGCGTATTCTAAAAGAAGATCAGGGATACGCAACTTTTCCGTCTTTTGACAAAGTACAACAGACTGTAGAAGAAATATACTTGTTTGATACTCCCAAAGGTCATGTATGGATTCGTAGTAAGGCATGCTTCCAGGAAACAGACGAAAATGGTAACACCAAAGTATATGGAATTGCCGAAACCCAAGAGGGAATTCATATAGCATCTGCACACCAGGCTCTACAAAATAGCGAGCGGATCCTTCATAATATATATAAGAATCTTCCGGTAGGCATCGAATTATATGATAAGGACGGTCAAATGGTCGACCTGAATAAAAAAGATATGGAAATGTTCCGAATTTCCAATAAAGAAGATATTTTGGGAGTCAACATTTTCGAGAATCCTATATTGCCGGAAGAGATAAAACAGAAAATAAAAGACAATGAGAACGCAGATTTTACATTCCGGTATGACTTTTCCAAAATCAACAAATATTATCAGCCTAACAGTACAACCGGTTTCATTGACTTAACAACCAAAGTCACCACTCTATACGATCACAATCACGAACCTATCAACTACCTCTTAATTAATGTAGACAAGACCGAAGATACAATTGCTTATAATAAGATTCAGGAATTCGAGAGTTTTTTCGACCTGGTAGGAGATTATGCCAAAGTAGGTTACGCGCACTTCGATGCTTTGAGTCGGGATGGGTATGCTTTGAGAAGCTGGTACAGGAATGTAGGTGAAGAAGAGGGTACCCCATTGCCGGAAATCATCGGCATTCATTCCCATTTCCATCCAGAAGATCGGGCTGTGATGATCGACTTCCTGGATAAAGTGATAAAAGGAGAAAGTTCCAAGCTATCCCGCGATGTCCGGATTCGCAGAGCAGATGGAAATTACACTTGGACACGGGTTAACGTATTAGTAAGGAATTACCAGCCCCAGGACAATATCATCGAAATGCTGTGTATCAACTTTGATATTACCGAACTGAAAGAGACAGAGCGGATGCTGATTGGCGCCAAAGAGAAAGCTGAAGAAGCCGACCGGCTAAAATCTGCTTTTCTTGCGAATATGAGTCATGAGATACGTACCCCGCTCAATGCGATAGTAGGCTTTTCCAGTTTGCTTGAGGAAGCGGAGGATGCAGAAGAAAAACATCTGTATGCAACGATTATTGAAGAAAACAACAAGCTCTTGTTACAACTGATCTCGGATATTCTTGACTTGTCAAAGATTGAGGCAGGGACTTTCGACATTATCCCGGAACAAGTGGATGCACAACAACTTTGCAACGAACTGCTACAATCTATGCAGGTAAGGGCTACAGAGCAAGTAGAGATTCTCTTAGCACCGGAACTGCCCGAGCTTACTTTTACCAGCGACAAAAACAGGTTGTATCAGGTATTGCTGAATTTTGTAACGAATGCTCTGAAATTTACTTCCGAGGGCAGTATTGTTATTGATTACCGAATCAACGGAAATGAAGTCAGATTCTCGGTTCAAGATACGGGAATGGGCATCGAACCGGAAAAGCAGGAAGCTATCTTTACCCGATTCGTGAAATTGAATAATTTTATTGCCGGCACAGGGCTGGGACTCCCTATCTGTCAAAGTATCGTCACACAGTTAGGCGGCAAAATCGGAGTGGAATCAGAACCGGGGAAAGGTTCTTGTTTCTGGTTTACGCATCCGATTAACTAA
- a CDS encoding ATP-binding cassette domain-containing protein, with product MNQNTFCMAGGVARNPLVRLAKPITATIGANEHIAIVGPNGGGKSLFVDTLIGKYPLREGTVQYDFSPSATQTLYDNVKYIAFRDTYGAADANYYYQQRWNAHDQDEAPDVREMLGEIKDEQLQRELFELFRIEPLLDKKIILLSSGELRKFQLTKTLLTAPRVLIMDNPFIGLDAPTRELLFSLLERLTKMSSVQIILVLSMLDDIPSFITHVIPVDKMEVFPKMEREAYLEAFRSRDVVTALDDLQQRIIDLPSDGNNYDSEEVVKLNKVSIRYGDRTILKELDWTVRRGEKWALSGENGAGKSTLLSLVCADNPQSYACDISLFGRKRGTGESIWEIKKHIGYVSPEMHRAYLKNLPAIEIVASGLHDSIGLYKRPQPEQMAICEWWMDIFGIADLKDKPFLQLSSGEQRLSLLARAFVKDPELLILDEPLHGLDTYNRRRVKKVIEAFCRRKDKTMIMVTHYESELPNTITDRIFLKRNR from the coding sequence ATGAACCAAAATACATTCTGCATGGCGGGGGGCGTAGCACGCAACCCGCTTGTGCGTTTAGCCAAACCCATCACGGCAACTATCGGAGCGAATGAACACATAGCTATTGTAGGTCCCAATGGTGGCGGTAAAAGTCTTTTTGTAGATACCCTGATCGGAAAATATCCATTGCGTGAAGGAACCGTACAATATGATTTTTCCCCCTCTGCCACCCAGACTCTTTATGATAATGTGAAATACATTGCTTTCCGTGATACCTATGGAGCTGCCGATGCCAATTACTACTACCAGCAGCGTTGGAATGCTCACGATCAGGATGAAGCTCCTGATGTTCGTGAGATGTTGGGAGAAATCAAGGACGAGCAACTACAACGCGAACTGTTTGAACTCTTCCGTATCGAACCGTTGCTCGACAAGAAAATTATTCTCCTTTCCAGCGGTGAATTACGTAAATTCCAGCTAACCAAAACCCTGTTGACTGCTCCCCGCGTGTTGATTATGGATAATCCGTTTATCGGACTGGATGCTCCTACGCGTGAACTGTTGTTTTCTTTGCTCGAACGTCTGACAAAAATGTCGTCCGTACAGATCATTCTGGTACTTTCCATGCTCGATGATATACCTTCATTCATCACTCATGTCATTCCTGTGGACAAAATGGAGGTCTTTCCTAAAATGGAACGTGAAGCCTATCTGGAAGCTTTCCGCAGTAGAGATGTGGTTACCGCTTTGGATGATTTGCAGCAACGGATTATAGATTTGCCATCTGATGGCAACAATTACGATTCGGAGGAAGTAGTAAAACTTAATAAGGTCAGTATCCGTTATGGCGACCGAACTATTCTGAAAGAACTGGACTGGACAGTCCGTCGTGGTGAGAAGTGGGCGTTGAGTGGTGAGAACGGTGCTGGGAAATCGACTCTGTTGAGCCTTGTCTGTGCAGACAATCCGCAATCGTATGCCTGTGACATCAGTCTCTTCGGACGGAAAAGAGGGACGGGAGAAAGTATTTGGGAAATCAAGAAACATATTGGTTACGTAAGTCCGGAGATGCACCGTGCTTATCTTAAAAATCTGCCCGCTATTGAGATTGTAGCCAGTGGTTTGCATGACAGTATCGGTCTGTATAAACGTCCTCAACCGGAACAGATGGCTATCTGTGAGTGGTGGATGGATATATTTGGCATTGCAGATTTGAAAGATAAACCATTCCTGCAACTATCCAGTGGAGAACAACGTTTGTCCTTGTTGGCAAGAGCTTTCGTCAAAGACCCGGAACTGCTGATTCTGGATGAACCGCTTCATGGCTTGGATACTTATAATCGTCGACGGGTAAAGAAAGTGATTGAGGCTTTCTGCCGACGCAAAGATAAGACGATGATTATGGTGACACATTATGAATCGGAACTTCCCAACACTATAACAGATCGTATTTTCTTAAAGAGAAACCGGTAA